CCGTTCCCATTCCGAACACGGATGACGGAGTCTCGCTGCACTCGCTTACCTACGCTCTTCAGCGCCGATGGTACTGCATGGGTGACTATGTGGGAGAGTAGGTCGTCGCCGAATTCTTATAGAAAAGCCCCTTAACGTTTTTTTCGTTGAGGGGCTTTTTTTTTTGCTCAGAATCCCCTTCAGGATAGTTTCAGGAGATCAGCCTCCCTCCTCCTATATCTATTTTTCAATAGACCTTGGTTTTCCATTTCTTCTTTCAGCCCTTTGGCTGAAGGCGACAAACTATTCTGTCTTCTGGCCTCTGACTTCTGTTTTCTGATACGTAGGTCGCATCCCAATTCTTATAAAAAAACCTCTTAACGTCTTTTCGTAGGTTTTTTATGTTCCGAATTTTCAATGGCCACATAAGAATCATGGGATGCCGAGTTGGATTCTCCATAAACAGAGGCTCAGAGTAATTTCGAATCCTGGCATCAAGGTTTCTATTAATCCATCTTCTTGTCAATCTCCTGTTTCATTAAGTTATGTTTTTTTCTTGTCCAGCTACAACAATATTATTTGGTTTTGCAATATTTTTAGAAACTGACTATAAATAATCGAAACATTAATTTAATATCATGCATTTAGCTTGTGTTCGGCTGAGAATACCTGTGGCTATGGCTAGACAGTGTCTGAACGTAATAACCCAATGTGGCGGAATAAGATTATGAGCAATCGGTATCATGTAGTCTTTTGTGGTGATATTATTGACGGTGGCGATGTAACAGAGGTTAAAAAAAAATTAGCCTTACTCTTGAAACAAGATGTCCAGAAGATAGAACACTTATTTTCCGGCAAGACCTTTGTTATTAAGAAGAATATAGATCTCACCACATCTGAAAAAATCCAGCGTTCCTTTAATTCCGCCGGAGCACTCTGCCACATTAAATATCCTGAGTCGGCAACTGCGAACAATGATCAGCAGGAATCTAAAGAATCTCTGCAGGTTGTGGAGGAAGATTGCCAAAATACCGGATCATCACCAGAAGAATTAAAGTCCAGGAAGAAAGATGTTTTTTTGAGGATATCCGTACTTGCGGGCAAATTCAAACTGGTATTGAACGGTGCTCAAAAGAGCATATCTAAATTATGGGCCGATGCATTGGAATCGATCCATTCAGATCTGGAAGTCGACGGTATGAAGATGCTCATAAAAAATAGATATTATCCTCACCTCGTTTGCTGCTGCGATCACCATTTCCTCTCTTCTTATTTTCGTGGTCAGCTATGAAAGGAAATCGATGCCACTCAGTGCTGAAAATTTCGACAAGCTATTGACCCATATAGAATTTATAGAGAAAGCTTTTACTATAGAAGAACTCCAAAATATGACGAAAAACCGCAAAGACTTTCTCGATTATGTTCTCGTACACCCAATTAAAAAGATGGGCTATGAATTTGAAGCCAGTATTAATGAAATTGCCGATGTTTATCTCAAGGATGATTTTAACGTCAATCAACTCAAAAAAGTAAATATGTATCTCGAAATAGCCTCACATGAGCGCGAAGAGCTATTCAACAGCGGTATTATTTCAGATAAAACTCAAAAAAGACTCGATGCCGTCTCCAAAAAGATTGGAAATTGAGACTTAGAATAGCTTTTCCCCTGAACAAGCGATTATTGCATATTCCTCTTGGTTTTCCTGTGCAATTTCCTCAAAATCAAAAAATATTGATTGCCGACAGAATTACCTGATTATCTGTTATTCCTTTTTGGAAGTGAGTGGTGGTATGATCGCATTTTTATCTATATTACAACCTTGGAGAACGCTGTAGGCGCCTATTCGCACATTATCACCTACTTTGCAGTGATGGAGAATAACACCATTTTCGATGATGCATGACTTGCCGATCAAGCTGTTTCCCGTGATATGTACATTTTGCAGAAGTTGGCAGTCGCAGCCTATTTCCACCGTTGGGGCTACCGTTACCATCTCACTGTTGAAAATCGTTATGCCCTGCCGCATCAGTTCAATATTTCGCTGCAGCTGGAGCTGTTTGTGGGCTGCCTCAAGCTCAACCCGGGAATTCACTCCGAGCACTTCCACGGAGGAGCGATTAAGGAATTTCGCCGCGTTCTTTCCTCTTGACACCGCATATTCGACAATATCTGTCAGATACAACTCGCCTTGAGTATTATCAGGTGTCAAGGTGTCCAGGGCCTCAAAAAGAAACTCCCGTTCCACCATATATATTCCCGCATTGATCTCTTTAATCTCTCTTTGCAGCTCATCTGTCTCTTTTTCTTCAACAATTGCCAACACACTGTTTCCCGCCGAGATAATACGGCCGTAGCCTGTCGGATTATCGACTATGGTGGTCATAACCGTGAGCACAGACTGCGCAGCGGTATGGTGCTCGTACATTTTCCTTAAAGAACTTGTACTGATCAGGGGGGTATCTCCACAAAGGATCATCACCACACCGGCATCTTCATTCATGGCAGGTCCAGCCACCTGTACGGCGTGTCCTGTGCCGAGCTGCTTTTCCTGCCGGACGATTTCCACATCAAAATCGACCAGGGAATTTCTCACAGCGTCCTCCTGATGACCGACGACAACAACACATCTTCCCGGCTCAAGCGGCTGCACACTTTGCAGTACATGATGCAGCATCGGCTGGAAAAAAACGTGATGCAAGACTTTGGCCGTAGCCGATTTCATCCTTGTCCCCTTGCCGGCGGCGAGTATAACCACTGAGAGTTGAGAGTTGCGGCTCATTGTTCTCCTTTTTCGATGTTGTGCTAACTGATAAAGTTTTACATCATTATTCTAAAACGTCCTGAAAGGATAAGATTTAATACTATCTTTTCCAAGTCACTTCATCCCATTTCTTCAAGCTATGGCCATTGCCACACAAAAATCAAAACCTTGAGAAGCTCGTTTCTTCCACCTTCTTGAAAACAAGGTTGGCAAGTTTTTAATATCTGATTATATTTGCAGATTATTCTTTACCGGAAGAGAAGAATGGACACGTTTTTTATCAACTGCAGCTCCACACTATTTTTTGAACCAATCCTGCCGTGGGAGCTCGATAAGAGCCTTAGTAATGCGTAATCTGTTGGCTTAACGTGCTTTTCGTTTTCTAATTTTTGCTTACGGGCTCTTCTGGGTGAGGCACTAACAAAAATTTTTCTTCTTTTTTTATGCTATGAACGTCACTATTAACGGTGAAAAGGTTGCTGTTTCACCTGGATCCACTATTGTAGAGGCTCTGGAAGGCTATGGTCTCCCTCAATCATTTGTCGTAGAATTGAATGGTGAAATAATCGACAACAATAATCTCGCCGATTACCTGCTCAATGATAGTGATATTCTGGAAATCATTCGATTTGTAGGAGGAGGCTGATATGCTGACAATTGCAGAAACCTCCTTTTCTTCCAGATTGTTTCTCGGGACAGGAAAATTCGCCTCCTCCAAAATAATGGAGCAGGCAATCTCTGCTTCCGGAACGGAAATGGTTACGGTTGCGCTGCGCAGGGTTGATTTGTCCAATCCGAACGATGACATCATGAGTGTTATCGATCCACGAAAATATACCTTTCTGCCAAACACCTCCGGAGCCAGGAACAGCGATGAAGCCATCCGTCTTGCCAGATTGGCCAGGGCGGCATCGGGGAATCGCTGGCTTAAACTCGAAGTGACCCCCGACCCGCGCACTCTTCTTCCTGATCCCGTCGAAACTCTCGTCGCCACTGAAAAACTGGTTAAGGAAGGCTTTATTGTTTTGCCCTATATGAATGCCGATCCAATCCTTGCCCTGAGGCTCCAGGATGCAGGCGCAGCTGCGGTGATGCCGCTTGGCTCTCCCATCGGCACCAATCAGGGGATTCTGACGGCTTTTCAGATTGAGATAATAATTGAACAGGCCGGCGTTCCCGTGGTTGTCGATGCAGGAATCGGAGCACCTTCTCATGCCGCACAGGCTATGGAAATGGGTGCCGATGCGGTGCTGGTCAATACCGCCATTGCTATAGCCAGGGATCCGATAGCCATGGCAGGCGCTTTTGCCAAGGCAGTGGAGGCTGGCAGAACAGCCTATGAAGCAGGTATGGGAGCTAAGAGTACCAATGCTCAGGCCTCCTCTCCTCTCCAGGGCATCTCTGAAGATCTCTCTTTCCTGTAATAACCAATGATGACGATGCCCGATTTCTTCTCATGGCAAAACCAGCTTGAACGCTGCTCTGAAAGCGATGTTATGCACGCGCTCGAATGTGCCAAACCTGGCATCGGCGAGCTCTCCGCCCTACTCTCTCCTGCTGCTGATCGTTTTCTTCCGCAGCTTGCCGCGCGTTCACGTGACCTGACTCTGCAGCGATTCGGCAGAACAACCCAGCTCTATGCACCCGTATATCTTTCCAACTTCTGCACGAACAGATGTGTCTATTGCGGTTTTTCCGCAACCAACAAGATCGATCGTAAAGCATTGACCCTTGATGAAGCTGAAAAGGAGGCGGAGATTTTATATCGGCGAGGATTCCGCCATATTTTGCTGGTCAGTGGTGAGTCCGATGCGATTATCGATGTTTCTTATCTGGAGAATCTGGCCAAGCGATTATGCTCCCGATTCGCCTCTCTTTCAATTGAGGTTCAACCCCTCTCGACAGAAGCTTACCGCCGATTATTTGCCGCCGGCATTACCGCAGTCGCTGTTTATCAGGAGACTTATGATAGAGAACTCTATAAAGAACTTCATCCGGCAGGCAAGAAACGCGACTATGACTTCCGTCTGGATACGCCTGATCGAGCTGCCGCCGTCGGCATGCGGGAGATAGGAATCGGAGCACTCCTGGGACTTTCAAACTGGCGCGCCGAAGGCATGGCCCTGGGATACCACCTGAACTCTTTGCGCCGGAGGTTCTGGCAGACTAACTTCAGTGTTTCGTTTCCGCGCCTGAGGCCTGCGGCAGGAGCTTTTGCACCGCTGACGGAAGTGAATCTGAAAAACCTCAGTCAGCTGATCTTCGCTCTGCGCATCTTCGACCCCGATGTAGGTCTTATTGTGTCGACCCGCGAAGAGGCCGCTTTCAGGGATGGTATGCTGGGATTGGGCCCAACCCGCTATTCTGCCGGATCAAGTACGGCCCCCGGCGGATATGGCAATCCGGAACTGAATGGAGAACAATTCAGCGTAGGTGATCATCGATCATTGCCTGAGATGGCTGCTGTTATACGAAGCAAAGGATTTGATCCGGTCTGCAAGGATTGGGATGCCTCTTTTCAGGAAAGCACACTTTCGTAGCATGATGGACTCCTAAAAAGCTCGATCTGCATCCGTTTCAGATATTATGCCTGCTATAGAGCTTCGGAGTTTAAGTCCTCAGGGGTGCTTATTGCAGAGTCCATCTTGGCGACTTCAATGTCTTTTTACGGGATTATCATAATGAAAAGGAGAAGAGAATGAGTAATATCAAAAAGATGTACTCCACAATACTGGGAGATAATTTTCCCATGGAAATGAAGATCTCCTTTGGTAACCAGACACTGGTCTATCGCAAGAAAACCTGGGAAATCAAACAGGAAGACGGCAGCGTAGTTGAACGGGGAGTCAGATATGGTGAGAACCCCGATCAGGAAGCAGCCCTCTACGAGCTGGTGGGAGGTAACCTGGTGCTTGGCGATTGCTCCTATATCACGCCTTATAACGGTCTGGTCTCTTCAATTACAGCAGAAGACATGCTGCAGGTGGGTAAGCATCCGGGAAAAATCAACCTCACAGATGTAGATAACGGGCTCAATATCATCAAATACCTGACTGAAAAACCAGCAGCCGTAATTCTCAAACACAATAATCCTTGCGGTGCAGCCTATGGTAACTCCCTGGCCAAGGCTTTTGACAGGGCAAATCGCAGTGACCGAATCGCCGCCTTCGGCGGTGCGGTGGTTCTGAATCGCCCATGCGATAAGGAGACAGCCGCCCTTCTGGCAGAAAATTATCTTGAAGTCGTCTGTGCTCCCGATTTTGAAGAAGGCGCCCTTGACCTGCTGAAAAAAAGAACCAACCTCCGTGTCATAAGAATCTCAGGAATTGAAAGACTTTCCGATTTTGAATCATATCGTTACGTTGATTTTAAAAGTTTGATAGACGGCGGCATCATCGTCCAGCAGTCCCCTGTCAATTCTATTCGTACAGCCCTGGATCTGCAACCGGCAGTAGCCTCCTGGAAAGGAAAAGAGTACCGTTGTCAGAGGGCACCGACAGAACAGGAAGTCGACGATATGATTTTCGGCTGGGCCGTTGAACATGGAGTGACCTCCAACTCGGTCCTGTATGTAAAAGATGGTTGCACCGTCGGCATCGGCACAGGAGAGCAGGACAGAGTCGGAGTTGCCGAAATCGCAGTGCATAAAGCGTATATAAAATATGCCGATATCCTCTGTTTCGACCGTTTCGATATCTCCTATGCCGACCTTGCTCTCGCCATAGAAAGGGGTAAACGGGACCAGGCAGACAAAGAAGAAATTGACGCGAAGGTGCGTGCCGATCGGGCCAACCTGCCAGGATCCGTCATGATATCAGATGCTTTTTTTCCATTTCGCGATGGTGCCGATATAGGAATCCGCCAGGGAGTATCGGCAATCCTGCAGGCAGGCGGTTCAATGCGGGACTTCGAAACTATTGAAGCCTGCAATGAGGCTACCCCTCAAGTTGCTATGATGTTTACAGGACAACGCTCTTTCAAACATTGATTGTAGTCGGGACAATTTTACTTCTACTATTCAGCCACAATTACTTGTCCAATTGAGTGGCGGGATTTTATCTACCTGAATCAAGTTCAGGAAAATTGATGACGTCTCGAAAAAGCACGTTATCTCTAAAACATCAAGAACTTGCCAAAGACATGACCGACATGCAGAAAACGACAGTTATGAAACCACAAAAGCCACCGCTTCAGCGAATCCAATCCGCCTTTTACCACTCAATCGATGGATTAAGCGCCGCCTTTAAAGGGGAAGCCGCCTTCAGGCAAGTGGTTATGATGTTTATTCTTCTTCTGCCGCTTCTCTACTTCCTGCCGATCCCGCTTACTTTTAAGCTATTGTTGCTGGCGGCAAATTTTATTGTGCTCATTTCCGAGATTTTGAATTCTGCGGTGGAGGCGGTAGTCGATCTTGCTTCTCCTGAGCTTCATGAACTTGCTAAAAAAGCCAAAGATATGGGAAGTGCCGCTGTTTTTCTGGCAATGATCATGGCGGTAACGCTCTGGCTCTACACCATCCCGTTCTTGCTGCTTTAGTTCTGCTCTGAGAGAGGATCTTCTGGATGTGCAGTTGTTAAGGTAACATCAATTAACAAGCTTCTCTACTCCGACAAATTTTACCGGAGAGCGCTTGGAATCTATACATGATTGCAGCGCAGTAAGGGTTTCTTTATGCGGGTGGGCAATACCAATAGCCTGTCCGTGCTGCAGCGCAATCCGCATCAATTCGCTAAGCCGTTCGCAGATCGCCTCGACCTCCTCCACGTTATCTAAAAAAATATGCCGCCTGGCTGATCGAATTTCTTTCTGCTGCGCCAGGGTATAACCCAGACTGTTCGGCGTGGTATAACTGTCAACATAGAACAATCGCCTCGCATCTATAAGTTCAAGAAGTGATGTCATGGCGGTCTTATCTTCGCTATAAAAAGATCCCATATGGTTATTCACGCCAACGGCATGAGGTACCATCTTGATATTCTGCAAAAAAAGAGACTCCTGCTGTGCTTGTTCATCGACATACAGTGCTCCAGGACCTGGGTCCCAGGTATTATCTTTGGGCTGAAGCGGTAAATGCAGAAGAATAGTTCTTCCCAGTCTGAAGGCCATATTTTCCAATTCGGATGTGTAAGGCGCATGAGGGAGAAAAGAAAAAGAAAGATTCAACGGAAGATCTATCATCTTCTTCCCTATTTCATGGTGGTATCCCATATCATCGATGATGATAGCACATTCGGGTAAATCCACACGCTCCACTCTGCCGTCAGCTTCTTCGCACATAGGCGGATTCGGCACGGATTCCAGTTCGGCGGCAACAACCATGCGGAAAAAGATAACATAGGTGAGAACTCCGATGGAAAACACCAGGAAGCTCAGCAAACACAGGGTGTATACTATTTTTTTAAAATCTATCCGGGAAAACCTGCTTCGATTCTTAGATGCAGTCTTCTTTTTTTTGCGTCGCGTTCGAGCTCGTGCCATTATCACTTCCCTGCCTTTCCCGACCGGCGGTTATCATTTCTTGCGCTGCAGTGCATACTGAGCCAGCCCCTGAAGAATCCGGATATCTTTGTCCCTAGATGCCGGAAATACGCGCAGATTGCAAAGCGCATCCTCAATACATCGCTGGGCCCTGCTTTCGGCACGACTGAAACCTTCATGTCTTTCGATAAAGTTGTAAACGCTGTGAAACGATTTACTCCGGGTTTCCGGATCCGCCAGAATTTCGATAATGGTATCTCTCCCGCTCTGATCAGCCTGTTCCAGAGCAAGAATCAGCGGCAGCGTCATCTTTCCTTCACAGAGATCATTCCCTGTTGATTTACCGGTAGCGCTCTCTTCCCCCCGGTAGTCCAGAAGGTCATCCACGATTTGGAAACCATATCCTAAATTACGCCCATATTCTCTCAGGGCCTGCTGCTGTTTTCTGTCAGCTTCACCGAAAAGAGCCCCTATTTCCGTAGCTGCAGAGATCAGCAAGGCCGTCTTCCCTTCTATGGCTCGGAAATAATCTGCCTCAGACTGGTTAAAATTTTCAGCATTTCTCAATTGGACAAACTCACCATCTACTATTGCCTCTGTGGCCCCGCAAAATATTTCCAGGGCCTGTTCTCCTCCAAGCCTTCCTATTACCTCCATGGAACGGGAGTGCAGGAAATCCCCGGCAAGAATGGCTGCAGCGATACCATAGGCCTTGCACACAGAAGGTTTTCCTCGCCGTGTTTCAGCACGGTCTATGATATCGTCATGAAAAAGCGTTGCCAGATGAAGGTATTCGAAGGCTATGGAGAGGTTGTAAATTTCCTCCGATGAGCCGCCGCTCAGACGCGAAGAAATCACCGTAAGCAGAGGACGGAAGCGCTTGCCCCCGCCGAACAGTCCATATCGTAAAATCTCGACAAGACGTCCATCCAGTTTTTCCGCCAGCTTTTCAAGATCATCCAGCATAGTGCTGTCTATCCGTTCTATATCAGCTTGAACGAGTTGCATTAAAGCGTTCATATCAGACATACGTTTACCACTGAGTAAAGATTACTTGCCTGTCAATTCGAAAAATTCATCAACCCGCTGCAGATTTCTGACCACGGGAGATGGAGGCAGGGACGCAAGAAATATACGTCCATATCCCTTTGAATACAGGCGAGGATCCATTATTGCCAAAAGACCCCGGTCATCACTTGCCCTCATCAATCGACCGACACCCTGCCTGAGGGTCAAGATGGCTCGAGGTATCTGGAAATCAAAAAAAGGGTTTCCACCGGCCTCCCTGACCGCGGCGATTCTTGCCTGAAGGACAGGATCGCTTGGTACTTCGAATGGAAGCTTGTCGATAATTACGCAGCTTAGGGACGGACCCGGCACATCTACCCCTTCCCAGAAGCTGGCCACGGCCACCAAAACCGAATCGACCTCTTCCTTAAACTGCTGCAGCAGGAAATACCTTGACGCCCTTCCCTGAACAAGCACTGGAAATTGCAGGTGATCCTCGAGAAATTCAGCGACACTGTCCATACCTTTAAAACTGGTGCAGAGAATAAGGGCTCTTCCTTCGGTGATTTGCAGAATATCGTAAATCCGCTGACAAAGCTCCTCAGTATACCGCCGCTCGGAAGGCAGGGGAAAGTCATTTTCGGGAATGTAGAGTTGTGTCCTGTCCTGATAATTGAAGGGGGATTGTAAACGTAGAGTGTTGACGTCCCCTTCCAATCCGAGCCGTTCACATACATAGGAAAAATTTCCCGCAGTGGTAAGGGTGGCGGATGTCAAGATACAGCATTCGACTGCGGGGTAAAGAATTTCCCTGAGATTCTCCGCCACATGAATAGGAGTTGAGCTCAAAGAGATGGCTCTTTCCCGACGCTCATACCAATGCACCTGCCGGGTCTGCTCCACAACATCAGGCAATGCTATTACCAGCAGATTTCCATGTAATTCCTCGGTCCTTTTCAACAGCGTTTTCCAACCCTCGCCATAAGAAGTAAACAGCTCCAGCTCGCTGATAATACGTTCCAATCCGGAAGCAAGATGGCCGACATCGTCATGCCATTCCTGTTGTCCCTCTATAAACTCGCCGAGAGGAAAACGCCCCCTTTCTAACGGAAACATC
This Desulfopila inferna DNA region includes the following protein-coding sequences:
- a CDS encoding divergent polysaccharide deacetylase family protein — protein: MARARTRRKKKKTASKNRSRFSRIDFKKIVYTLCLLSFLVFSIGVLTYVIFFRMVVAAELESVPNPPMCEEADGRVERVDLPECAIIIDDMGYHHEIGKKMIDLPLNLSFSFLPHAPYTSELENMAFRLGRTILLHLPLQPKDNTWDPGPGALYVDEQAQQESLFLQNIKMVPHAVGVNNHMGSFYSEDKTAMTSLLELIDARRLFYVDSYTTPNSLGYTLAQQKEIRSARRHIFLDNVEEVEAICERLSELMRIALQHGQAIGIAHPHKETLTALQSCIDSKRSPVKFVGVEKLVN
- a CDS encoding thiazole synthase, which encodes MLTIAETSFSSRLFLGTGKFASSKIMEQAISASGTEMVTVALRRVDLSNPNDDIMSVIDPRKYTFLPNTSGARNSDEAIRLARLARAASGNRWLKLEVTPDPRTLLPDPVETLVATEKLVKEGFIVLPYMNADPILALRLQDAGAAAVMPLGSPIGTNQGILTAFQIEIIIEQAGVPVVVDAGIGAPSHAAQAMEMGADAVLVNTAIAIARDPIAMAGAFAKAVEAGRTAYEAGMGAKSTNAQASSPLQGISEDLSFL
- a CDS encoding IMP cyclohydrolase, whose product is MSNIKKMYSTILGDNFPMEMKISFGNQTLVYRKKTWEIKQEDGSVVERGVRYGENPDQEAALYELVGGNLVLGDCSYITPYNGLVSSITAEDMLQVGKHPGKINLTDVDNGLNIIKYLTEKPAAVILKHNNPCGAAYGNSLAKAFDRANRSDRIAAFGGAVVLNRPCDKETAALLAENYLEVVCAPDFEEGALDLLKKRTNLRVIRISGIERLSDFESYRYVDFKSLIDGGIIVQQSPVNSIRTALDLQPAVASWKGKEYRCQRAPTEQEVDDMIFGWAVEHGVTSNSVLYVKDGCTVGIGTGEQDRVGVAEIAVHKAYIKYADILCFDRFDISYADLALAIERGKRDQADKEEIDAKVRADRANLPGSVMISDAFFPFRDGADIGIRQGVSAILQAGGSMRDFETIEACNEATPQVAMMFTGQRSFKH
- a CDS encoding sugar phosphate nucleotidyltransferase, coding for MSRNSQLSVVILAAGKGTRMKSATAKVLHHVFFQPMLHHVLQSVQPLEPGRCVVVVGHQEDAVRNSLVDFDVEIVRQEKQLGTGHAVQVAGPAMNEDAGVVMILCGDTPLISTSSLRKMYEHHTAAQSVLTVMTTIVDNPTGYGRIISAGNSVLAIVEEKETDELQREIKEINAGIYMVEREFLFEALDTLTPDNTQGELYLTDIVEYAVSRGKNAAKFLNRSSVEVLGVNSRVELEAAHKQLQLQRNIELMRQGITIFNSEMVTVAPTVEIGCDCQLLQNVHITGNSLIGKSCIIENGVILHHCKVGDNVRIGAYSVLQGCNIDKNAIIPPLTSKKE
- a CDS encoding ATP-dependent DNA helicase, which gives rise to MDTYFGENGLLAKSFEKFEPRTGQLKMAEAVQNVLKGNEREYERAEILLVEAETGIGKTLAYLLPAVLSGKRLVVSTATINLQDQILKKEIPLLTRILGEEIEVVCIKGRQNYLCYYRWYQYRSSPQLTVVDDGSCDKVDEWLLSTETGDRAELEWLHDHSPLWPKISAQSHQCLGGECPEAPRCFINELRRKAGSARLMIVNHHLFFSDLALRKAGFGEILPRYQGVIFDEAHHLENVASTFFGKSFSQYQVLDLVQDVERQAEADLPPSLADKMISSIRGLKKRVDDFSRMFPLERGRFPLGEFIEGQQEWHDDVGHLASGLERIISELELFTSYGEGWKTLLKRTEELHGNLLVIALPDVVEQTRQVHWYERRERAISLSSTPIHVAENLREILYPAVECCILTSATLTTAGNFSYVCERLGLEGDVNTLRLQSPFNYQDRTQLYIPENDFPLPSERRYTEELCQRIYDILQITEGRALILCTSFKGMDSVAEFLEDHLQFPVLVQGRASRYFLLQQFKEEVDSVLVAVASFWEGVDVPGPSLSCVIIDKLPFEVPSDPVLQARIAAVREAGGNPFFDFQIPRAILTLRQGVGRLMRASDDRGLLAIMDPRLYSKGYGRIFLASLPPSPVVRNLQRVDEFFELTGK
- a CDS encoding polyprenyl synthetase family protein → MQLVQADIERIDSTMLDDLEKLAEKLDGRLVEILRYGLFGGGKRFRPLLTVISSRLSGGSSEEIYNLSIAFEYLHLATLFHDDIIDRAETRRGKPSVCKAYGIAAAILAGDFLHSRSMEVIGRLGGEQALEIFCGATEAIVDGEFVQLRNAENFNQSEADYFRAIEGKTALLISAATEIGALFGEADRKQQQALREYGRNLGYGFQIVDDLLDYRGEESATGKSTGNDLCEGKMTLPLILALEQADQSGRDTIIEILADPETRSKSFHSVYNFIERHEGFSRAESRAQRCIEDALCNLRVFPASRDKDIRILQGLAQYALQRKK
- a CDS encoding diacylglycerol kinase, with amino-acid sequence MTSRKSTLSLKHQELAKDMTDMQKTTVMKPQKPPLQRIQSAFYHSIDGLSAAFKGEAAFRQVVMMFILLLPLLYFLPIPLTFKLLLLAANFIVLISEILNSAVEAVVDLASPELHELAKKAKDMGSAAVFLAMIMAVTLWLYTIPFLLL
- the thiS gene encoding sulfur carrier protein ThiS gives rise to the protein MNVTINGEKVAVSPGSTIVEALEGYGLPQSFVVELNGEIIDNNNLADYLLNDSDILEIIRFVGGG
- the thiH gene encoding 2-iminoacetate synthase ThiH — protein: MPDFFSWQNQLERCSESDVMHALECAKPGIGELSALLSPAADRFLPQLAARSRDLTLQRFGRTTQLYAPVYLSNFCTNRCVYCGFSATNKIDRKALTLDEAEKEAEILYRRGFRHILLVSGESDAIIDVSYLENLAKRLCSRFASLSIEVQPLSTEAYRRLFAAGITAVAVYQETYDRELYKELHPAGKKRDYDFRLDTPDRAAAVGMREIGIGALLGLSNWRAEGMALGYHLNSLRRRFWQTNFSVSFPRLRPAAGAFAPLTEVNLKNLSQLIFALRIFDPDVGLIVSTREEAAFRDGMLGLGPTRYSAGSSTAPGGYGNPELNGEQFSVGDHRSLPEMAAVIRSKGFDPVCKDWDASFQESTLS